The uncultured Desulfuromonas sp. genome has a segment encoding these proteins:
- a CDS encoding Tex family protein yields MAREKTSYDFPIEWLCEEIGLSSRQVENCTALLSGGATVPFIARYRKEQTGELDEVKIRQLQERLQYYHELAQRKQTILNTIEESGKLDDALRGRIAGVRDKAVLEDLYLPYKPRRRTRATMARERGLEPLALSLVRGEMAWPAIEQLAAQLAGQHDELADGAAALKGAGDILAEQINEQAAIRARVRHLTWQHGVLVSRVAANYADKPTKYESYYQAGEPLKQIPSHRMLALRRGEGEEVLRLTLETPRDDILKEMARLFDAPRRTPWQEFFAGVIGDAYDRLLAPSIEVELRLEAKKIAEEAAIAVFADNLRHVLLAPAAGEVVVLGIDPGLRTGSKLAVVSATGAFLDHVTIYPHTQKAQQPQFSRQISALIEKHAVDMVAVGNGTGGREMEQFVRQSLREYDHSCPVVMVNEAGASVYSASEIAREEFPDLDITVRGAISIARRLQDPLAELVKIDPKSIGVGQYQHDVNQRALKQALDAVVESCVNYVGVDLNTASAALLGYVSGIGPTLAKAIVRERDQREGFSQRSELLDVPRLGAKVYEQSAGFLRVKGGHPLDNSAVHPENYTLVERMAADLAVDVATLVGHAAKVKELELKRYVSDSVGLPTLTDIRDELLKPGRDPRRQFETACFRDDVQEMSDLHPGMVLQGSVTNVAAFGAFVDIGVHQDGLVHISELADRFVKNPAEIVKVGQVVHVKVLAVDSTRKRISLSIKQAKPSA; encoded by the coding sequence ATGGCGCGTGAAAAAACCTCTTACGATTTTCCCATTGAGTGGCTGTGCGAAGAAATCGGCCTGTCCTCTCGGCAAGTGGAGAACTGCACGGCTCTGCTCAGCGGTGGGGCCACGGTGCCGTTTATCGCCCGTTACCGCAAAGAACAGACCGGTGAGTTGGACGAGGTGAAGATCCGTCAGCTCCAGGAACGACTCCAGTATTATCATGAACTGGCGCAGCGCAAACAGACGATTCTAAACACCATCGAAGAGTCCGGTAAACTCGATGACGCGTTGCGGGGCCGCATTGCCGGGGTGCGTGACAAGGCGGTCCTCGAAGACTTGTATCTGCCGTATAAACCACGGCGGCGTACCCGTGCCACCATGGCCCGCGAACGGGGGCTGGAGCCATTGGCCTTGAGCCTGGTGCGTGGTGAAATGGCGTGGCCGGCGATTGAACAGCTGGCCGCGCAGCTGGCCGGACAACATGATGAGCTGGCCGATGGCGCCGCTGCTCTGAAGGGTGCCGGGGATATCTTGGCCGAGCAGATCAATGAACAGGCTGCGATTCGTGCCCGGGTCCGTCACCTGACCTGGCAGCATGGTGTTCTGGTCAGCCGGGTGGCGGCCAACTATGCCGACAAGCCGACGAAATACGAAAGTTATTATCAGGCCGGCGAACCGTTAAAGCAGATTCCCTCCCACCGAATGTTGGCGTTACGCCGTGGTGAAGGGGAAGAGGTGCTGCGCCTGACCCTGGAAACACCGCGTGACGATATTCTCAAGGAAATGGCGCGCTTGTTTGACGCACCGCGTCGCACGCCGTGGCAGGAGTTTTTTGCCGGCGTAATAGGTGATGCCTACGATCGCCTGTTGGCGCCGTCCATTGAAGTGGAACTTCGTCTCGAAGCGAAGAAAATCGCAGAAGAGGCGGCTATCGCCGTGTTTGCCGACAACCTGCGCCATGTGTTGCTGGCTCCGGCGGCCGGTGAAGTGGTGGTGCTCGGTATTGATCCCGGTTTGCGCACCGGGTCCAAATTGGCGGTGGTCAGTGCCACCGGGGCGTTTCTCGATCATGTCACCATTTATCCGCACACCCAGAAGGCACAGCAGCCACAGTTTTCCCGACAGATCAGCGCGTTGATTGAAAAGCATGCCGTCGACATGGTGGCGGTGGGCAACGGCACCGGCGGGCGCGAGATGGAGCAGTTTGTCCGTCAGTCTCTGCGAGAATATGACCATAGCTGCCCGGTGGTGATGGTCAATGAGGCGGGGGCCAGCGTGTATTCGGCCTCGGAAATCGCCCGCGAGGAGTTTCCTGATCTGGACATCACCGTACGCGGGGCCATCTCAATTGCACGACGCCTGCAGGATCCGTTGGCGGAACTGGTTAAGATCGACCCGAAAAGCATCGGCGTTGGTCAGTATCAGCACGATGTCAACCAACGGGCCTTGAAACAGGCGCTTGATGCTGTGGTGGAAAGTTGTGTCAACTATGTTGGCGTCGATTTGAACACGGCTTCAGCGGCGTTGCTTGGCTACGTGTCCGGTATTGGACCGACCCTGGCCAAGGCGATTGTCCGTGAACGGGATCAGCGCGAAGGTTTTTCCCAGCGTAGCGAGCTGCTCGATGTGCCGCGACTTGGGGCCAAGGTGTATGAGCAGTCCGCCGGTTTTCTGCGGGTGAAGGGGGGACACCCCTTGGACAACAGCGCCGTGCATCCGGAAAACTACACCCTGGTGGAGCGGATGGCTGCTGATCTGGCCGTTGATGTGGCGACCCTGGTCGGCCATGCCGCCAAAGTTAAAGAGCTTGAGTTAAAACGGTATGTGTCTGACAGCGTCGGTTTACCGACCCTCACCGATATTCGTGACGAGTTGCTCAAACCCGGTCGCGATCCACGGCGTCAGTTTGAAACCGCCTGTTTTCGCGATGATGTTCAGGAGATGAGCGATTTGCATCCCGGCATGGTTCTGCAGGGCAGCGTGACCAATGTTGCCGCCTTTGGCGCTTTTGTCGATATCGGTGTTCATCAGGATGGTCTGGTGCATATCAGTGAATTGGCGGACCGCTTTGTGAAAAATCCCGCGGAAATTGTCAAGGTCGGTCAGGTGGTTCATGTTAAGGTGTTAGCTGTTGATAGTACACGCAAGAGAATTTCCTTGTCGATCAAGCAGGCAAAACCATCGGCTTGA
- a CDS encoding YebC/PmpR family DNA-binding transcriptional regulator codes for MAGHSKWANIKHRKGAQDAKRGKIFTKLIKEITVAAKIGGGDLEANPRLRTAVDKAKAGNMPKDTIERAIKKGTGDLDGVNYEEGIMEGYGPGGVAVMVEIMTDNRTRTVADVRHCFTKNNGSLGVDGSVAFLFDRKGLIAISSEADFDTIFEIALENGAEDVKDEGESYEVITEPNEFAAVRDALAEQGIEFESAEITMIPQNTVELEGKKAEQMLKLMDMLEDNDDVQNVYTNADIDDAVIAELFG; via the coding sequence ATGGCAGGTCACAGTAAGTGGGCAAACATCAAACACCGCAAAGGCGCACAGGATGCCAAGCGCGGAAAAATCTTTACCAAACTGATCAAGGAAATTACCGTTGCCGCGAAAATCGGCGGGGGCGATCTGGAGGCCAACCCGCGTCTGCGCACCGCTGTTGACAAGGCGAAAGCCGGCAACATGCCCAAAGATACCATTGAGCGCGCGATCAAAAAAGGTACCGGCGATCTTGACGGTGTCAATTACGAAGAAGGCATCATGGAGGGTTACGGCCCGGGCGGCGTGGCCGTCATGGTCGAGATCATGACCGACAACCGCACCCGCACAGTGGCCGATGTGCGTCACTGTTTCACCAAAAACAACGGCAGCCTCGGCGTTGACGGCTCGGTAGCGTTTCTGTTTGACCGCAAAGGCCTGATCGCCATCAGCAGCGAAGCCGATTTTGATACCATCTTTGAAATCGCGTTGGAAAACGGTGCCGAAGACGTCAAGGACGAAGGCGAAAGCTATGAAGTCATCACCGAACCCAATGAGTTTGCCGCGGTGCGTGATGCGCTGGCTGAGCAAGGCATTGAGTTTGAAAGCGCCGAAATCACTATGATTCCACAGAACACCGTCGAGCTGGAAGGCAAGAAAGCCGAGCAGATGCTCAAACTGATGGACATGCTTGAAGATAACGACGACGTGCAAAACGTGTACACCAATGCCGACATCGACGATGCCGTTATCGCGGAATTGTTCGGCTAA
- a CDS encoding sigma 54-interacting transcriptional regulator produces MTGPIKTVKERCRKCYACVRNCPVKAIKVKANYAEVIYPRCIGCGKCIAVCTQKAKIIADSSEETRQYLATAQKTVAVLGCSFPAFFHDASPGQLVTGLKRLGFSEVHEGASGVELIADSYMDQVEQSTDQPLISTHCPTIVDLIERHYPQMLKNLMTTVSPMIAIGRFIKAHHGDDVRVIYISSCIAGKFEIAAEQVAGAIDGVLTYKELSQMFRQQKLDLNRLGTTPFDGLEPQKGQLFPITGGPFQVFDVQDDFFHPQFISTEGEENSLEIIRDLAAGRIQARLVDIRFCNGGCIGGPGKNNRLTTFSKRTLIHQYFQSGSNTYKTTPRYLEPLPELDLTRTFRNKHKRLDLPSGDSIRKILQQTNKVREQDELDCGACGYATCREHAIAVYQGLADIEMCLPYSLQRLEEDRVILAQKYELAKHALSQEFGEVEIVGKDPHTIEVLNLIRQVGPTPTTVLIRGESGTGKELTARAIHQMSQRADKTLVTLNCTTLTDSLLESELFGHKKGAFTGALTDKRGLFEAANGGTIFLDEIGDITPKLQAELLRVLDSGEIRPVGGNSSRKVDVRLIAATNKNLEQGVKDGWFREDLFYRLNVFSITMPPLRNRLDSLEALVEQFLRSTSKRVNKTIDSIDRRAIEAMRNYQWPGNIRELQNIIERAAVLTQDNCIHLENLPVIFTELIAKHHDDPDQPSNSFRDSLDRQLQLIEKGLLKSYLEQTQGNVSEAARRAQLPRRSMYRLLERHNLRGEDYRPAEK; encoded by the coding sequence ATGACAGGACCGATTAAAACCGTCAAAGAGCGCTGCCGAAAATGCTATGCGTGTGTCAGAAACTGCCCGGTCAAGGCGATCAAAGTCAAAGCCAATTACGCCGAGGTGATTTATCCACGCTGTATTGGATGCGGAAAGTGTATTGCCGTCTGTACGCAAAAAGCCAAAATCATCGCCGACAGCAGCGAAGAAACCCGCCAGTATCTCGCCACAGCTCAAAAAACAGTGGCGGTTCTCGGCTGCTCTTTTCCGGCGTTTTTTCATGATGCCAGCCCCGGTCAGCTGGTCACCGGCTTGAAACGACTGGGGTTTTCCGAGGTCCATGAGGGTGCTTCCGGCGTTGAACTGATCGCCGACTCCTATATGGATCAGGTGGAGCAATCCACGGATCAGCCACTGATCAGTACCCATTGTCCGACCATTGTCGACCTGATCGAACGGCACTATCCGCAGATGCTTAAAAACCTGATGACCACGGTATCACCGATGATTGCCATTGGTCGCTTCATCAAAGCGCATCACGGTGACGATGTGCGTGTGATCTACATCAGCTCGTGCATTGCCGGTAAATTTGAAATTGCCGCCGAGCAGGTTGCCGGCGCCATTGACGGCGTATTGACCTACAAGGAACTCAGTCAGATGTTCCGCCAGCAAAAACTCGATCTCAACCGCCTCGGCACCACGCCGTTTGATGGCCTGGAGCCGCAAAAGGGCCAGCTTTTCCCTATCACCGGTGGCCCGTTCCAGGTGTTTGATGTCCAGGACGACTTCTTTCACCCACAGTTTATCTCTACGGAAGGGGAGGAAAATTCTCTGGAGATCATTCGCGATCTGGCGGCCGGGCGCATTCAGGCCCGCCTGGTGGATATCCGCTTCTGCAATGGTGGCTGCATCGGCGGGCCGGGCAAGAACAACCGTCTGACCACCTTCTCCAAGCGCACCCTGATCCATCAATATTTCCAGAGCGGATCAAACACCTATAAAACGACCCCCCGCTATCTGGAGCCTTTGCCGGAACTTGATCTGACGCGAACATTTCGCAACAAGCACAAACGCTTGGATTTGCCCAGCGGCGACAGCATTCGCAAAATTCTCCAACAGACCAACAAGGTGCGCGAGCAGGACGAGCTCGACTGTGGTGCCTGCGGCTATGCCACCTGTCGTGAACACGCCATTGCCGTTTATCAGGGGTTGGCGGACATCGAAATGTGTCTGCCCTACTCGCTGCAACGCCTTGAAGAGGACCGCGTCATCCTGGCTCAGAAATATGAACTGGCCAAACATGCCCTGTCGCAGGAATTCGGTGAGGTGGAAATTGTCGGCAAAGACCCGCACACCATCGAAGTGCTCAACCTGATCCGTCAGGTCGGTCCAACTCCGACAACGGTTCTCATCCGCGGCGAAAGCGGCACCGGCAAAGAACTCACCGCCCGGGCCATCCACCAGATGAGCCAACGGGCCGATAAAACGCTGGTCACTCTCAACTGCACCACCCTCACCGACAGCCTGCTGGAAAGTGAACTGTTCGGCCACAAAAAAGGGGCATTTACCGGCGCCTTAACGGACAAGCGCGGCCTGTTTGAAGCGGCCAATGGCGGCACTATTTTCCTCGATGAAATCGGTGACATTACCCCCAAGTTGCAGGCGGAATTACTGCGCGTGCTTGACAGCGGTGAAATCCGCCCGGTGGGCGGCAACAGCAGCCGCAAAGTGGATGTGCGGTTGATCGCCGCCACCAACAAGAATCTTGAACAAGGCGTTAAGGACGGCTGGTTTCGCGAAGACCTGTTTTACCGGCTCAACGTCTTCTCCATCACCATGCCGCCGTTACGCAATCGCCTTGACTCTCTTGAAGCTTTGGTTGAACAATTCCTGCGCAGCACCAGCAAGCGGGTCAACAAAACCATCGACAGCATTGACCGTCGCGCGATTGAAGCGATGCGTAATTACCAATGGCCGGGCAACATCCGCGAGCTGCAAAATATTATCGAACGCGCGGCAGTTCTGACCCAGGACAACTGTATCCACCTGGAAAATCTGCCGGTGATTTTTACCGAGTTGATTGCCAAGCATCACGATGATCCGGACCAACCATCAAACTCGTTCCGCGACAGCCTTGACCGCCAATTGCAATTGATCGAAAAAGGACTGCTGAAAAGCTATCTGGAACAGACCCAGGGCAACGTTTCCGAAGCGGCGCGCCGTGCCCAGCTGCCTCGCCGCAGCATGTATCGTCTGCTCGAACGCCACAACCTGCGCGGCGAAGATTATCGTCCTGCGGAAAAGTGA
- a CDS encoding ABC transporter ATP-binding protein, which produces MSPEQHTLHINQLSTFFFTANGLVKAVRDVSLTLAAGQTLALVGESGCGKSMTALSILRLVPQPGRIVSGQIHFGDVDLLQLPNEEMRRVRGNRIAMIFQDPMTALNPVFSVGSQLEEVLSLHLGLDRKAAQQKGIDLLHQVGIPSPAQRCRDYPHQLSGGMRQRVMIAMALACNPEVLIADEPTTALDVTIQAQIMALLDDQRRQRRMANLLISHDLGVVAQNADIVAIMYDGLIVEQAPVENLFNAPRHPYTQGLLNCIPHLGQRHKSLSNMPQGSFWQHCAQDFAPRGSEFAPLRSVTENHVVRMWE; this is translated from the coding sequence ATGTCCCCAGAACAACACACCTTGCACATCAACCAGCTGAGTACGTTCTTCTTTACCGCCAACGGACTGGTCAAAGCGGTGCGCGATGTCAGCCTGACCCTTGCCGCGGGCCAGACCCTGGCCCTGGTCGGCGAATCCGGCTGCGGCAAATCCATGACCGCCTTGTCCATCCTGCGCCTGGTGCCTCAACCGGGCCGCATTGTTTCCGGACAAATCCATTTTGGCGATGTCGACCTGCTGCAACTGCCCAACGAAGAGATGCGCCGGGTACGCGGCAACCGCATTGCCATGATTTTTCAGGATCCGATGACCGCACTTAATCCGGTATTCAGCGTCGGCAGCCAGCTTGAGGAAGTGCTCAGTCTCCACCTGGGGCTGGACCGCAAGGCGGCACAACAGAAGGGCATTGACCTGCTTCACCAAGTCGGCATCCCGTCACCGGCACAGCGTTGTCGTGATTACCCCCACCAGCTTTCCGGCGGCATGCGCCAGCGCGTGATGATCGCCATGGCCCTGGCCTGTAATCCCGAAGTGCTGATCGCCGACGAACCAACCACGGCCCTCGACGTGACCATTCAGGCGCAGATCATGGCTCTGCTCGATGACCAGCGGCGACAACGCCGGATGGCCAACCTGCTCATCAGCCACGACCTCGGTGTCGTGGCCCAGAATGCCGACATTGTGGCAATCATGTATGACGGACTGATTGTTGAACAAGCACCGGTAGAAAACCTGTTCAACGCCCCCCGTCATCCGTACACCCAAGGTTTGCTCAATTGCATCCCGCACCTTGGCCAACGCCACAAATCGCTATCCAATATGCCCCAAGGTTCCTTCTGGCAGCACTGCGCGCAAGACTTTGCCCCACGTGGCAGCGAATTTGCGCCATTGCGCAGCGTCACTGAAAACCATGTTGTCCGGATGTGGGAGTAA
- a CDS encoding ATP-binding protein — protein sequence MNSILDIIKVLASFLVGAVTLSFLSYTQKTVVGYPHLILGYAVPALVGGLVGATLFILYRRTALLTSNTPAALHSFSRIELTYSILAGGVTLCLFSAIQKALAGYPMKLAGFTVPVLFGGLSGALIGMYLTRNRRLLIAQQEAGVFLQQEKERTDDIITSISDGLLVTDTDGRIELVNPAAEALLDIPAKDLIGQTLAAVLQQASVEDHSSLLHPDNIGHSTQIRLNTQDGSLRTVHARTAAVHNTQRCNGEIVLLLHDNTEEQRIDRMKSEFLSTATHNLKTPITAITGYSELLMNQDQLSSDEQQEFLSYIYDKAWQLNKLIDNLLDISRVESGREIRLEKSDIKAQALLEDIQSFCDSQQTRCEFHYQFEQTDSLLYIDLAKIVLVMENLISNAMKFSPGGGLISLAGQQIGTSYEIKIADEGIGMSDEECCQVFDRFYRADMSDAAPQGFGLGLTLVKQLVEAHGGKIQVNSIPRQGTTVSFQLPIRNGAF from the coding sequence ATGAATTCCATTCTTGACATCATTAAAGTTCTGGCGTCATTTCTGGTCGGTGCCGTCACCCTGAGTTTTTTGTCTTACACCCAGAAAACCGTCGTCGGTTACCCCCATTTGATCCTAGGTTATGCCGTCCCGGCTCTGGTGGGTGGTCTGGTTGGCGCCACTCTGTTTATCCTTTATCGTCGAACGGCCTTGCTTACCAGCAATACCCCTGCGGCATTACACAGTTTTTCCCGAATTGAACTCACCTACAGTATCCTTGCCGGCGGCGTGACGCTGTGTTTGTTCTCCGCCATCCAAAAAGCCCTGGCGGGCTACCCGATGAAACTGGCCGGATTTACCGTGCCGGTACTGTTCGGTGGACTCAGCGGCGCCCTGATCGGCATGTATCTGACACGTAATCGCCGTCTGCTCATTGCCCAGCAGGAAGCAGGCGTTTTTTTACAGCAGGAGAAAGAACGCACCGATGACATTATCACCTCCATCAGCGATGGATTGTTGGTGACGGATACAGACGGTCGCATTGAATTGGTTAACCCGGCGGCCGAAGCCCTGCTGGACATTCCGGCAAAGGACCTGATCGGCCAAACATTAGCCGCGGTTCTGCAGCAGGCCAGCGTCGAAGACCACAGCTCTCTCCTCCACCCAGACAACATCGGTCACAGCACCCAGATCAGACTCAACACCCAGGATGGCAGTTTACGCACGGTTCATGCCCGCACCGCAGCCGTACACAACACGCAGCGCTGTAACGGCGAGATCGTTCTGCTGCTCCACGACAATACCGAGGAACAACGGATTGACCGCATGAAGTCGGAATTTCTCTCCACCGCGACGCACAATCTGAAAACACCGATTACAGCCATTACCGGTTATTCGGAACTGCTGATGAACCAAGACCAGCTGTCCAGTGACGAACAGCAGGAATTTCTCTCCTACATCTACGACAAAGCCTGGCAACTCAACAAGCTGATCGACAACCTACTGGACATCAGCCGGGTCGAATCAGGACGGGAGATTCGCCTGGAAAAAAGTGACATCAAAGCACAGGCACTTCTGGAAGATATCCAGTCTTTTTGCGACAGCCAGCAAACCCGTTGTGAATTTCACTACCAATTCGAGCAAACCGACAGTTTGCTCTATATTGATCTGGCCAAAATTGTTCTGGTTATGGAAAACCTAATCAGCAATGCGATGAAATTCTCTCCCGGAGGCGGTCTGATTTCCCTCGCCGGTCAGCAAATCGGCACCAGTTATGAAATTAAAATCGCTGATGAGGGGATCGGCATGAGTGACGAGGAATGCTGCCAGGTTTTTGACCGCTTTTATCGCGCCGACATGTCAGACGCCGCACCGCAAGGCTTCGGCCTGGGACTGACCCTGGTCAAACAACTGGTGGAAGCACACGGTGGAAAAATTCAGGTGAACAGTATCCCACGCCAGGGCACCACGGTTTCGTTCCAGCTGCCAATCCGAAATGGCGCGTTTTAA
- the ruvA gene encoding Holliday junction branch migration protein RuvA — MIARLCGTIVSKAIDQVIVDVNGVGYQVSVPLSSFYQLEEEHAATLQIYTHVREDALQLFGFQTMDEKQMFILLLSISGIGPKVALNILSHMDCHALRDCLIQEDAKRLATLPGIGKKTADRLILELREKVRKLYSQQPQATQTPFEGAPQSNHHDDALSALINLGYKEKQASAALSRLTSEFSSMEEMLKAALQQLSQ, encoded by the coding sequence ATGATTGCCCGACTGTGCGGAACCATTGTCAGCAAAGCCATTGATCAGGTCATCGTTGACGTCAACGGCGTCGGCTATCAGGTCAGTGTGCCGCTTTCCAGTTTTTATCAGCTGGAAGAAGAGCATGCGGCCACCCTGCAGATCTATACCCATGTGCGTGAAGACGCTCTGCAACTGTTTGGTTTTCAGACCATGGATGAAAAGCAGATGTTCATTCTGCTGTTGTCCATCTCCGGCATCGGCCCCAAGGTGGCCCTCAACATTCTGTCGCACATGGACTGCCATGCCTTGCGCGACTGTCTGATCCAGGAAGACGCCAAACGTCTGGCCACCCTGCCGGGCATCGGTAAAAAGACCGCCGACCGATTGATCCTCGAACTGCGTGAAAAAGTGCGCAAACTCTATTCGCAACAGCCCCAGGCCACGCAGACACCTTTCGAAGGCGCCCCGCAGAGTAACCACCATGACGACGCGCTGTCGGCATTGATCAATCTGGGCTACAAAGAAAAGCAGGCCAGTGCCGCCCTGTCGCGTCTGACCAGCGAATTCAGCAGCATGGAAGAGATGCTTAAAGCTGCCCTGCAGCAACTCAGTCAGTAG
- the ruvC gene encoding crossover junction endodeoxyribonuclease RuvC produces the protein MRILGIDPGTRITGYGIIDQQGNRLRHVDNGAIYTQSSDALPKRLKKIHDGLCDIILQYRPDAVAIEQVFVAKNALSALKLGQARGAAIVAGVNADLPVSEYSALQVKSAVVGYGKAAKSQVQQMVKALMNLPEIAQEDASDALAVAICHAHSAHVNDQVCQALKPTPAIRRRSR, from the coding sequence ATGCGCATCCTCGGCATTGATCCGGGCACCCGGATCACCGGTTACGGCATTATTGACCAACAGGGCAACCGCTTGCGCCATGTGGACAACGGAGCAATCTACACCCAGAGCAGTGACGCATTGCCCAAACGTCTGAAAAAAATCCACGACGGGCTGTGCGACATTATCCTGCAATACCGTCCGGATGCCGTGGCCATCGAGCAAGTCTTTGTTGCCAAAAACGCCCTGTCCGCGTTAAAGCTCGGCCAGGCGCGCGGTGCGGCAATTGTCGCCGGCGTCAATGCGGATCTGCCGGTCTCTGAATACAGCGCCCTGCAGGTTAAAAGTGCCGTGGTCGGCTATGGCAAGGCGGCCAAAAGCCAAGTGCAGCAGATGGTCAAAGCGCTGATGAATCTGCCGGAGATCGCCCAGGAAGATGCGTCGGATGCTCTGGCCGTGGCCATCTGTCATGCCCACAGCGCTCACGTCAACGACCAGGTTTGCCAGGCCCTGAAACCCACTCCAGCCATCAGAAGAAGGTCACGATGA
- a CDS encoding oligopeptide/dipeptide ABC transporter ATP-binding protein, producing the protein MSEPLLELRHIHKSFTVSGPQHLGKRVQLPAVCDVSLQLERGKTLGLVGESGCGKSTVSKLIMGLLKPDQGTVHYQGTCLSDLSSRQWRPYRRQIQMIFQDPYASLNPRMTVEQILSEPFIIHTRLNATERRQKVATLLDTVGLSPSFARRYPHEFSGGQRQRIGIARALALQPEIIIADEPVSALDLSIQAQIINLLDELQREFALTYLFISHDLSVVEHLCDDIAVMYLGRLVESSAVEGFYRQPLHPYSEALLQALPVADPGRQRRPLPSGEIPSPLDPPPGCPFHPRCPYTIDLCRQQQPALQSHHETGLAACHRCSELTLDGLTS; encoded by the coding sequence ATGTCTGAGCCCTTGCTGGAACTACGCCACATCCATAAGAGCTTTACCGTCAGCGGACCACAGCACCTTGGCAAACGGGTCCAGCTGCCGGCGGTATGTGATGTATCCCTGCAGCTGGAACGTGGCAAAACACTGGGCCTGGTCGGCGAATCCGGCTGCGGCAAGTCGACGGTCAGCAAGCTGATCATGGGTCTGTTAAAGCCGGATCAAGGCACGGTTCATTATCAAGGCACTTGTCTAAGTGACCTGTCGTCACGTCAATGGCGGCCGTATCGGCGGCAGATTCAAATGATTTTTCAGGACCCGTATGCGTCCCTGAACCCGCGCATGACGGTTGAGCAGATTCTCTCGGAGCCGTTTATCATCCACACCCGACTTAACGCAACAGAGCGACGGCAAAAGGTGGCGACATTGCTCGACACGGTTGGCCTGTCGCCTTCCTTTGCCCGGCGCTACCCGCATGAATTTTCCGGCGGACAACGTCAGCGCATCGGCATTGCCCGGGCACTGGCTCTGCAACCGGAAATTATCATCGCCGATGAACCGGTCTCGGCGCTGGACCTGTCCATTCAGGCCCAGATTATCAATCTGCTCGACGAGCTGCAGCGGGAGTTCGCCCTGACCTATCTGTTTATCTCCCACGACCTTTCGGTGGTGGAGCACCTGTGTGACGATATCGCCGTTATGTATCTTGGCCGCCTCGTTGAATCCTCCGCGGTTGAGGGTTTTTATCGGCAACCGCTCCATCCTTACAGCGAAGCGCTGCTCCAGGCTCTGCCCGTTGCCGATCCAGGTCGGCAGCGTCGGCCGCTACCGAGCGGCGAGATTCCCTCCCCGTTAGATCCGCCCCCGGGCTGTCCCTTTCATCCACGCTGTCCTTATACGATTGATCTCTGTCGCCAACAACAGCCGGCACTGCAGTCGCACCACGAAACAGGGCTGGCAGCCTGTCATCGCTGCAGCGAATTAACTCTCGACGGATTGACGTCTTGA